One Oncorhynchus kisutch isolate 150728-3 linkage group LG13, Okis_V2, whole genome shotgun sequence DNA window includes the following coding sequences:
- the anapc4 gene encoding anaphase-promoting complex subunit 4 isoform X5, with protein sequence MPAFRQVGEKQLPNPVLCMAWSPKRDLIALANTAGELLLHRLANFQRVWSLPPNENTGKEITALAWRPDGKILAFSLGDTKLVVLCDAEKAEILHLFPLENPVSCMHWMEVLEESSVLNSFYTSEDESNLFLPKLPTLPKSYSTTSKIFSEEKSDEILNLLGEVRLNILVLGGGSGFVELYAYGMYKIATLPGVPGTCSSLCLSSDLKSLSIITEIRSADNDPEICYIQLDTGLLSDCLPEVTRMARKFTHISTLLQYLRLSLTCMCEAWEDILMQMDLRLTKFVQEKNTSTQVQDEFLELLLWGQSSPELQALLMNQLTVKGLKKLGQSIETSYSSIQKLVISHLQSGSEALLYHLSEVKGMSLWKQKFQPLGLDSAAIEDAITAVGSFTLKANELLQVIDKSMKNFKAFFRWLYVAMLRMSEEHVPPELNKMTQKDIAFVADFLSEHFSENEELFDRKGKYFNVERVGQYLKDEDEDLVSPPNTKGNQWLKFLQESTHLKESPLLFPSYSQKSLHFVKRMMEGVIELCLQKPAEVIGKSVKQAVCLPLYTVPESSENTPRLFELPSLYNDKKTNMHYGVFCMPEISPCKLYLLRKFTDPFRPVPNGLMAIDLSNVLSHSIDDDAAGASCQDARFYDDETLTVVLRASEEENRGRVLAQLPLGSALSCEEEFNWDPSLRLDQQSGAIPVKGLVLENQWRDLENMKAQFVAVNGIRKVACVLSSNLRHVRVYEMDVEDEEDEERPESQNASSDQDGLEETPAIRGEAEGGETEGGGQRAKEQLESGEALELS encoded by the exons ATGCCTGCATTTCGTCAAGTGGGGGAGAAGCAGCTCCCCAACCCTGTTCTGTGTATGGCATGGTCTCCAAAGAGGGATCTTATTGCCCTCGCTAACACTGCTGGCGAG CTGCTACTGCATCGCCTTGCCAATTTCCAGCGTGTTTGGAGCTTGCCGCCCAATGAGAATACGGGAAAGGAGATCACTGCGCTTGCTTGGAGACCTGATGGCAAAA TCCTGGCCTTTAGCCTTGGGGACACTAAACTGGTGGTGCTGTGTGATGCAGAGAAGGCAGAGATCCTTCACTTGTTTCCATTGGAGAACCCTGTGTCCTGCATGCACTGGATGGAGGTGCTAGAGGAGAGCAG CGTCCTCAACTCATTCTACACCTCTGAAGATGAGTCAAACCTTTTTCTTCCCAAGTTGCCAACTCTTCCCAAGAG CTACAGTACTACTTCAAAGatattcag TGAGGAGAAGTCAGACGAGATCCTGAACCTGTTAGGAGAAGTGAG ACTAAACATCCTGGTTCTTGGTGGAGGTTCCGGCTTTGTGGAGCTGTATGCCTATGGGATGTATAAGATTGCCACTTTACCGGGG GTTCCTGGGACGTGTAGCAGCCTGTGTCTGTCCAGTGACCTGAAGTCCCTGTCTATCATCACAGAGATCAGGTCAGCTGACAATGACCCAGAGATCTGCTACATCCAG CTCGACACAGGGCTGCTGTCCGACTGTCTCCCTGAGGTCACCAGGATGGCACGCAAGTTCACCCACATCTCCACTCTACTGCAG TACCTgcgtctctctctcacctgtatgTGTGAGGCTTGGGAGGATATCCTCATGCAGATGGACCTTCGGCTCACTAAGTTCGTTCAG GAGAAGAACACCAGCACACAAGTCCAGGATGAGTTTCTGGAGCTTCTACTATGGGGACAGTCGAG CCCTGAACTACAGGCTCTCCTAATGAATCAGCTGACCGTCAAG GGGCTGAAGAAGCTGGGCCAGTCTATAGAAACCTCTTACTCCAGCATTCAGAAGCTGGTGATCAGCCACCTGCAGAG tggtTCAGAGGCTCTGTTGTACCACCTCAGTGAGGTGAAAGGGATGTCTCTATGGAAACAGAAGTTCCAGCCTCTAGGCCTGGACTCAGCAGCTATAGAAG ATGCCATTACAGCTGTGGGTTCATTCACTTTGAAAGCCAACGAACTTCTACA AGTGATTGACAAGAGCATGAAGAACTTCAAAGCCTTTTTCCGGTGGCTGTATGTAG CTATGCTAAGAATGTCAGAGGAACACGTCCCTCCAGAACTCAATAAG ATGACCCAGAAGGACATTGCCTTTGTGGCGGACTTCCTGTCTGAGCACTTCAGTGAG AACGAAGAGCTGTTTGACCGGAAAGGGAAGTACTTTAATGTGGAGCGGGTCGGTCAG tacctgaaggatgaggatgaggatctAGTGTCTCCGCCCAACACCAAGGGGAACCAATGGCTGAAGTTTCTGCAGGAGAGCACACACTTGAAAG AGAGCCCGCTGCTCTTCCCTTCCTACTCTCAGAAGTCCCTACACTTTGTGAAGAGGATGATGGAGGGGGTGATTGAGTTGTGTCTACAGAAACCTGCT GAGGTCATTGGAAAGTCTGTGAAACAGGCTGTTTGTCTGCCCCTCTACACTGTGCCAGAGAG CTCAGAAAACACTCCAAGGCTTTTTGAACTTCCATCATT GTACAATGATAAGAAGACCAATATGCACTATGGAGTGTTCTGCATGCCAGAGATTTCACCCTGCAAGCTTTATCTACTGCGGAAGTTTACTGACCCATTCAG GCCTGTTCCCAATGGTCTCATGGCGATAGATCTGAGTAATGTTCTCAGTCACAGTATTGATGATGATGCTGCGGGGGCCAG TTGCCAGGATGCTCGTTTCTATGATGACGAGACATTGACAGTGGTGCTGCGAGCATCagaagaggagaacagggggCGTGTCCTTGCCCAGCTCCCTCTTGGCTCTGCCCTCAGCTGTGAGGAGGAGTTCAACTGGGACCCCAGTCTTAG GTTAGACCAGCAGAGCGGCGCCATCCCTGTCAAGGGGCTGGTGCTAGAGAACCAGTGGAGAGACTTGGAGAACATGAAGGCCCAGTTTGTGGCTGTGAATGGGATCCGGAAAGTGGCATGTGTG CTGAGCTCCAACCTGCGGCACGTCCGTGTGTATGAGATGGACGTGGAAGATGAAGAGGATGAAGAGCGGCCTGAGTCGCAGAACGCCAGCTCAGACCAGGATGGCCTGGAGGAGACGCCGGCCATCCGGGGGGAGGCCgagggaggagagactgagggagggggACAAAGGGCTAAGGAGCAACTAGAGTCTGGGGAAGCACTGGAGCTCTCATAG
- the anapc4 gene encoding anaphase-promoting complex subunit 4 isoform X1: protein MNTPQPTKMPAFRQVGEKQLPNPVLCMAWSPKRDLIALANTAGELLLHRLANFQRVWSLPPNENTGKEITALAWRPDGKILAFSLGDTKLVVLCDAEKAEILHLFPLENPVSCMHWMEVLEESSVLNSFYTSEDESNLFLPKLPTLPKSYSTTSKIFSEEKSDEILNLLGEVRLNILVLGGGSGFVELYAYGMYKIATLPGVPGTCSSLCLSSDLKSLSIITEIRSADNDPEICYIQLDTGLLSDCLPEVTRMARKFTHISTLLQYLRLSLTCMCEAWEDILMQMDLRLTKFVQEKNTSTQVQDEFLELLLWGQSSPELQALLMNQLTVKGLKKLGQSIETSYSSIQKLVISHLQSGSEALLYHLSEVKGMSLWKQKFQPLGLDSAAIEDAITAVGSFTLKANELLQVIDKSMKNFKAFFRWLYVAMLRMSEEHVPPELNKMTQKDIAFVADFLSEHFSENEELFDRKGKYFNVERVGQYLKDEDEDLVSPPNTKGNQWLKFLQESTHLKESPLLFPSYSQKSLHFVKRMMEGVIELCLQKPAEVIGKSVKQAVCLPLYTVPESSENTPRLFELPSLYNDKKTNMHYGVFCMPEISPCKLYLLRKFTDPFRPVPNGLMAIDLSNVLSHSIDDDAAGASSDCVYSCQDARFYDDETLTVVLRASEEENRGRVLAQLPLGSALSCEEEFNWDPSLRLDQQSGAIPVKGLVLENQWRDLENMKAQFVAVNGIRKVACVLSSNLRHVRVYEMDVEDEEDEERPESQNASSDQDGLEETPAIRGEAEGGETEGGGQRAKEQLESGEALELS from the exons ATGAATACACCACAG CCCACAAAAATGCCTGCATTTCGTCAAGTGGGGGAGAAGCAGCTCCCCAACCCTGTTCTGTGTATGGCATGGTCTCCAAAGAGGGATCTTATTGCCCTCGCTAACACTGCTGGCGAG CTGCTACTGCATCGCCTTGCCAATTTCCAGCGTGTTTGGAGCTTGCCGCCCAATGAGAATACGGGAAAGGAGATCACTGCGCTTGCTTGGAGACCTGATGGCAAAA TCCTGGCCTTTAGCCTTGGGGACACTAAACTGGTGGTGCTGTGTGATGCAGAGAAGGCAGAGATCCTTCACTTGTTTCCATTGGAGAACCCTGTGTCCTGCATGCACTGGATGGAGGTGCTAGAGGAGAGCAG CGTCCTCAACTCATTCTACACCTCTGAAGATGAGTCAAACCTTTTTCTTCCCAAGTTGCCAACTCTTCCCAAGAG CTACAGTACTACTTCAAAGatattcag TGAGGAGAAGTCAGACGAGATCCTGAACCTGTTAGGAGAAGTGAG ACTAAACATCCTGGTTCTTGGTGGAGGTTCCGGCTTTGTGGAGCTGTATGCCTATGGGATGTATAAGATTGCCACTTTACCGGGG GTTCCTGGGACGTGTAGCAGCCTGTGTCTGTCCAGTGACCTGAAGTCCCTGTCTATCATCACAGAGATCAGGTCAGCTGACAATGACCCAGAGATCTGCTACATCCAG CTCGACACAGGGCTGCTGTCCGACTGTCTCCCTGAGGTCACCAGGATGGCACGCAAGTTCACCCACATCTCCACTCTACTGCAG TACCTgcgtctctctctcacctgtatgTGTGAGGCTTGGGAGGATATCCTCATGCAGATGGACCTTCGGCTCACTAAGTTCGTTCAG GAGAAGAACACCAGCACACAAGTCCAGGATGAGTTTCTGGAGCTTCTACTATGGGGACAGTCGAG CCCTGAACTACAGGCTCTCCTAATGAATCAGCTGACCGTCAAG GGGCTGAAGAAGCTGGGCCAGTCTATAGAAACCTCTTACTCCAGCATTCAGAAGCTGGTGATCAGCCACCTGCAGAG tggtTCAGAGGCTCTGTTGTACCACCTCAGTGAGGTGAAAGGGATGTCTCTATGGAAACAGAAGTTCCAGCCTCTAGGCCTGGACTCAGCAGCTATAGAAG ATGCCATTACAGCTGTGGGTTCATTCACTTTGAAAGCCAACGAACTTCTACA AGTGATTGACAAGAGCATGAAGAACTTCAAAGCCTTTTTCCGGTGGCTGTATGTAG CTATGCTAAGAATGTCAGAGGAACACGTCCCTCCAGAACTCAATAAG ATGACCCAGAAGGACATTGCCTTTGTGGCGGACTTCCTGTCTGAGCACTTCAGTGAG AACGAAGAGCTGTTTGACCGGAAAGGGAAGTACTTTAATGTGGAGCGGGTCGGTCAG tacctgaaggatgaggatgaggatctAGTGTCTCCGCCCAACACCAAGGGGAACCAATGGCTGAAGTTTCTGCAGGAGAGCACACACTTGAAAG AGAGCCCGCTGCTCTTCCCTTCCTACTCTCAGAAGTCCCTACACTTTGTGAAGAGGATGATGGAGGGGGTGATTGAGTTGTGTCTACAGAAACCTGCT GAGGTCATTGGAAAGTCTGTGAAACAGGCTGTTTGTCTGCCCCTCTACACTGTGCCAGAGAG CTCAGAAAACACTCCAAGGCTTTTTGAACTTCCATCATT GTACAATGATAAGAAGACCAATATGCACTATGGAGTGTTCTGCATGCCAGAGATTTCACCCTGCAAGCTTTATCTACTGCGGAAGTTTACTGACCCATTCAG GCCTGTTCCCAATGGTCTCATGGCGATAGATCTGAGTAATGTTCTCAGTCACAGTATTGATGATGATGCTGCGGGGGCCAG TTCTGACTGTGTGTACAGTTGCCAGGATGCTCGTTTCTATGATGACGAGACATTGACAGTGGTGCTGCGAGCATCagaagaggagaacagggggCGTGTCCTTGCCCAGCTCCCTCTTGGCTCTGCCCTCAGCTGTGAGGAGGAGTTCAACTGGGACCCCAGTCTTAG GTTAGACCAGCAGAGCGGCGCCATCCCTGTCAAGGGGCTGGTGCTAGAGAACCAGTGGAGAGACTTGGAGAACATGAAGGCCCAGTTTGTGGCTGTGAATGGGATCCGGAAAGTGGCATGTGTG CTGAGCTCCAACCTGCGGCACGTCCGTGTGTATGAGATGGACGTGGAAGATGAAGAGGATGAAGAGCGGCCTGAGTCGCAGAACGCCAGCTCAGACCAGGATGGCCTGGAGGAGACGCCGGCCATCCGGGGGGAGGCCgagggaggagagactgagggagggggACAAAGGGCTAAGGAGCAACTAGAGTCTGGGGAAGCACTGGAGCTCTCATAG
- the anapc4 gene encoding anaphase-promoting complex subunit 4 isoform X4: MPAFRQVGEKQLPNPVLCMAWSPKRDLIALANTAGELLLHRLANFQRVWSLPPNENTGKEITALAWRPDGKILAFSLGDTKLVVLCDAEKAEILHLFPLENPVSCMHWMEVLEESSVLNSFYTSEDESNLFLPKLPTLPKSYSTTSKIFSEEKSDEILNLLGEVRLNILVLGGGSGFVELYAYGMYKIATLPGVPGTCSSLCLSSDLKSLSIITEIRSADNDPEICYIQLDTGLLSDCLPEVTRMARKFTHISTLLQYLRLSLTCMCEAWEDILMQMDLRLTKFVQEKNTSTQVQDEFLELLLWGQSSPELQALLMNQLTVKGLKKLGQSIETSYSSIQKLVISHLQSGSEALLYHLSEVKGMSLWKQKFQPLGLDSAAIEDAITAVGSFTLKANELLQVIDKSMKNFKAFFRWLYVAMLRMSEEHVPPELNKMTQKDIAFVADFLSEHFSENEELFDRKGKYFNVERVGQYLKDEDEDLVSPPNTKGNQWLKFLQESTHLKESPLLFPSYSQKSLHFVKRMMEGVIELCLQKPAEVIGKSVKQAVCLPLYTVPESSENTPRLFELPSLYNDKKTNMHYGVFCMPEISPCKLYLLRKFTDPFRPVPNGLMAIDLSNVLSHSIDDDAAGASSDCVYSCQDARFYDDETLTVVLRASEEENRGRVLAQLPLGSALSCEEEFNWDPSLRLDQQSGAIPVKGLVLENQWRDLENMKAQFVAVNGIRKVACVLSSNLRHVRVYEMDVEDEEDEERPESQNASSDQDGLEETPAIRGEAEGGETEGGGQRAKEQLESGEALELS; the protein is encoded by the exons ATGCCTGCATTTCGTCAAGTGGGGGAGAAGCAGCTCCCCAACCCTGTTCTGTGTATGGCATGGTCTCCAAAGAGGGATCTTATTGCCCTCGCTAACACTGCTGGCGAG CTGCTACTGCATCGCCTTGCCAATTTCCAGCGTGTTTGGAGCTTGCCGCCCAATGAGAATACGGGAAAGGAGATCACTGCGCTTGCTTGGAGACCTGATGGCAAAA TCCTGGCCTTTAGCCTTGGGGACACTAAACTGGTGGTGCTGTGTGATGCAGAGAAGGCAGAGATCCTTCACTTGTTTCCATTGGAGAACCCTGTGTCCTGCATGCACTGGATGGAGGTGCTAGAGGAGAGCAG CGTCCTCAACTCATTCTACACCTCTGAAGATGAGTCAAACCTTTTTCTTCCCAAGTTGCCAACTCTTCCCAAGAG CTACAGTACTACTTCAAAGatattcag TGAGGAGAAGTCAGACGAGATCCTGAACCTGTTAGGAGAAGTGAG ACTAAACATCCTGGTTCTTGGTGGAGGTTCCGGCTTTGTGGAGCTGTATGCCTATGGGATGTATAAGATTGCCACTTTACCGGGG GTTCCTGGGACGTGTAGCAGCCTGTGTCTGTCCAGTGACCTGAAGTCCCTGTCTATCATCACAGAGATCAGGTCAGCTGACAATGACCCAGAGATCTGCTACATCCAG CTCGACACAGGGCTGCTGTCCGACTGTCTCCCTGAGGTCACCAGGATGGCACGCAAGTTCACCCACATCTCCACTCTACTGCAG TACCTgcgtctctctctcacctgtatgTGTGAGGCTTGGGAGGATATCCTCATGCAGATGGACCTTCGGCTCACTAAGTTCGTTCAG GAGAAGAACACCAGCACACAAGTCCAGGATGAGTTTCTGGAGCTTCTACTATGGGGACAGTCGAG CCCTGAACTACAGGCTCTCCTAATGAATCAGCTGACCGTCAAG GGGCTGAAGAAGCTGGGCCAGTCTATAGAAACCTCTTACTCCAGCATTCAGAAGCTGGTGATCAGCCACCTGCAGAG tggtTCAGAGGCTCTGTTGTACCACCTCAGTGAGGTGAAAGGGATGTCTCTATGGAAACAGAAGTTCCAGCCTCTAGGCCTGGACTCAGCAGCTATAGAAG ATGCCATTACAGCTGTGGGTTCATTCACTTTGAAAGCCAACGAACTTCTACA AGTGATTGACAAGAGCATGAAGAACTTCAAAGCCTTTTTCCGGTGGCTGTATGTAG CTATGCTAAGAATGTCAGAGGAACACGTCCCTCCAGAACTCAATAAG ATGACCCAGAAGGACATTGCCTTTGTGGCGGACTTCCTGTCTGAGCACTTCAGTGAG AACGAAGAGCTGTTTGACCGGAAAGGGAAGTACTTTAATGTGGAGCGGGTCGGTCAG tacctgaaggatgaggatgaggatctAGTGTCTCCGCCCAACACCAAGGGGAACCAATGGCTGAAGTTTCTGCAGGAGAGCACACACTTGAAAG AGAGCCCGCTGCTCTTCCCTTCCTACTCTCAGAAGTCCCTACACTTTGTGAAGAGGATGATGGAGGGGGTGATTGAGTTGTGTCTACAGAAACCTGCT GAGGTCATTGGAAAGTCTGTGAAACAGGCTGTTTGTCTGCCCCTCTACACTGTGCCAGAGAG CTCAGAAAACACTCCAAGGCTTTTTGAACTTCCATCATT GTACAATGATAAGAAGACCAATATGCACTATGGAGTGTTCTGCATGCCAGAGATTTCACCCTGCAAGCTTTATCTACTGCGGAAGTTTACTGACCCATTCAG GCCTGTTCCCAATGGTCTCATGGCGATAGATCTGAGTAATGTTCTCAGTCACAGTATTGATGATGATGCTGCGGGGGCCAG TTCTGACTGTGTGTACAGTTGCCAGGATGCTCGTTTCTATGATGACGAGACATTGACAGTGGTGCTGCGAGCATCagaagaggagaacagggggCGTGTCCTTGCCCAGCTCCCTCTTGGCTCTGCCCTCAGCTGTGAGGAGGAGTTCAACTGGGACCCCAGTCTTAG GTTAGACCAGCAGAGCGGCGCCATCCCTGTCAAGGGGCTGGTGCTAGAGAACCAGTGGAGAGACTTGGAGAACATGAAGGCCCAGTTTGTGGCTGTGAATGGGATCCGGAAAGTGGCATGTGTG CTGAGCTCCAACCTGCGGCACGTCCGTGTGTATGAGATGGACGTGGAAGATGAAGAGGATGAAGAGCGGCCTGAGTCGCAGAACGCCAGCTCAGACCAGGATGGCCTGGAGGAGACGCCGGCCATCCGGGGGGAGGCCgagggaggagagactgagggagggggACAAAGGGCTAAGGAGCAACTAGAGTCTGGGGAAGCACTGGAGCTCTCATAG
- the anapc4 gene encoding anaphase-promoting complex subunit 4 isoform X3 translates to MNTPQPTKMPAFRQVGEKQLPNPVLCMAWSPKRDLIALANTAGELLLHRLANFQRVWSLPPNENTGKEITALAWRPDGKILAFSLGDTKLVVLCDAEKAEILHLFPLENPVSCMHWMEVLEESSVLNSFYTSEDESNLFLPKLPTLPKSYSTTSKIFSEEKSDEILNLLGEVRLNILVLGGGSGFVELYAYGMYKIATLPGVPGTCSSLCLSSDLKSLSIITEIRSADNDPEICYIQLDTGLLSDCLPEVTRMARKFTHISTLLQYLRLSLTCMCEAWEDILMQMDLRLTKFVQEKNTSTQVQDEFLELLLWGQSSPELQALLMNQLTVKGLKKLGQSIETSYSSIQKLVISHLQSGSEALLYHLSEVKGMSLWKQKFQPLGLDSAAIEDAITAVGSFTLKANELLQVIDKSMKNFKAFFRWLYVAMLRMSEEHVPPELNKMTQKDIAFVADFLSEHFSENEELFDRKGKYFNVERVGQYLKDEDEDLVSPPNTKGNQWLKFLQESTHLKESPLLFPSYSQKSLHFVKRMMEGVIELCLQKPAEVIGKSVKQAVCLPLYTVPESSENTPRLFELPSLYNDKKTNMHYGVFCMPEISPCKLYLLRKFTDPFRPVPNGLMAIDLSNVLSHSIDDDAAGASCQDARFYDDETLTVVLRASEEENRGRVLAQLPLGSALSCEEEFNWDPSLRLDQQSGAIPVKGLVLENQWRDLENMKAQFVAVNGIRKVACVLSSNLRHVRVYEMDVEDEEDEERPESQNASSDQDGLEETPAIRGEAEGGETEGGGQRAKEQLESGEALELS, encoded by the exons ATGAATACACCACAG CCCACAAAAATGCCTGCATTTCGTCAAGTGGGGGAGAAGCAGCTCCCCAACCCTGTTCTGTGTATGGCATGGTCTCCAAAGAGGGATCTTATTGCCCTCGCTAACACTGCTGGCGAG CTGCTACTGCATCGCCTTGCCAATTTCCAGCGTGTTTGGAGCTTGCCGCCCAATGAGAATACGGGAAAGGAGATCACTGCGCTTGCTTGGAGACCTGATGGCAAAA TCCTGGCCTTTAGCCTTGGGGACACTAAACTGGTGGTGCTGTGTGATGCAGAGAAGGCAGAGATCCTTCACTTGTTTCCATTGGAGAACCCTGTGTCCTGCATGCACTGGATGGAGGTGCTAGAGGAGAGCAG CGTCCTCAACTCATTCTACACCTCTGAAGATGAGTCAAACCTTTTTCTTCCCAAGTTGCCAACTCTTCCCAAGAG CTACAGTACTACTTCAAAGatattcag TGAGGAGAAGTCAGACGAGATCCTGAACCTGTTAGGAGAAGTGAG ACTAAACATCCTGGTTCTTGGTGGAGGTTCCGGCTTTGTGGAGCTGTATGCCTATGGGATGTATAAGATTGCCACTTTACCGGGG GTTCCTGGGACGTGTAGCAGCCTGTGTCTGTCCAGTGACCTGAAGTCCCTGTCTATCATCACAGAGATCAGGTCAGCTGACAATGACCCAGAGATCTGCTACATCCAG CTCGACACAGGGCTGCTGTCCGACTGTCTCCCTGAGGTCACCAGGATGGCACGCAAGTTCACCCACATCTCCACTCTACTGCAG TACCTgcgtctctctctcacctgtatgTGTGAGGCTTGGGAGGATATCCTCATGCAGATGGACCTTCGGCTCACTAAGTTCGTTCAG GAGAAGAACACCAGCACACAAGTCCAGGATGAGTTTCTGGAGCTTCTACTATGGGGACAGTCGAG CCCTGAACTACAGGCTCTCCTAATGAATCAGCTGACCGTCAAG GGGCTGAAGAAGCTGGGCCAGTCTATAGAAACCTCTTACTCCAGCATTCAGAAGCTGGTGATCAGCCACCTGCAGAG tggtTCAGAGGCTCTGTTGTACCACCTCAGTGAGGTGAAAGGGATGTCTCTATGGAAACAGAAGTTCCAGCCTCTAGGCCTGGACTCAGCAGCTATAGAAG ATGCCATTACAGCTGTGGGTTCATTCACTTTGAAAGCCAACGAACTTCTACA AGTGATTGACAAGAGCATGAAGAACTTCAAAGCCTTTTTCCGGTGGCTGTATGTAG CTATGCTAAGAATGTCAGAGGAACACGTCCCTCCAGAACTCAATAAG ATGACCCAGAAGGACATTGCCTTTGTGGCGGACTTCCTGTCTGAGCACTTCAGTGAG AACGAAGAGCTGTTTGACCGGAAAGGGAAGTACTTTAATGTGGAGCGGGTCGGTCAG tacctgaaggatgaggatgaggatctAGTGTCTCCGCCCAACACCAAGGGGAACCAATGGCTGAAGTTTCTGCAGGAGAGCACACACTTGAAAG AGAGCCCGCTGCTCTTCCCTTCCTACTCTCAGAAGTCCCTACACTTTGTGAAGAGGATGATGGAGGGGGTGATTGAGTTGTGTCTACAGAAACCTGCT GAGGTCATTGGAAAGTCTGTGAAACAGGCTGTTTGTCTGCCCCTCTACACTGTGCCAGAGAG CTCAGAAAACACTCCAAGGCTTTTTGAACTTCCATCATT GTACAATGATAAGAAGACCAATATGCACTATGGAGTGTTCTGCATGCCAGAGATTTCACCCTGCAAGCTTTATCTACTGCGGAAGTTTACTGACCCATTCAG GCCTGTTCCCAATGGTCTCATGGCGATAGATCTGAGTAATGTTCTCAGTCACAGTATTGATGATGATGCTGCGGGGGCCAG TTGCCAGGATGCTCGTTTCTATGATGACGAGACATTGACAGTGGTGCTGCGAGCATCagaagaggagaacagggggCGTGTCCTTGCCCAGCTCCCTCTTGGCTCTGCCCTCAGCTGTGAGGAGGAGTTCAACTGGGACCCCAGTCTTAG GTTAGACCAGCAGAGCGGCGCCATCCCTGTCAAGGGGCTGGTGCTAGAGAACCAGTGGAGAGACTTGGAGAACATGAAGGCCCAGTTTGTGGCTGTGAATGGGATCCGGAAAGTGGCATGTGTG CTGAGCTCCAACCTGCGGCACGTCCGTGTGTATGAGATGGACGTGGAAGATGAAGAGGATGAAGAGCGGCCTGAGTCGCAGAACGCCAGCTCAGACCAGGATGGCCTGGAGGAGACGCCGGCCATCCGGGGGGAGGCCgagggaggagagactgagggagggggACAAAGGGCTAAGGAGCAACTAGAGTCTGGGGAAGCACTGGAGCTCTCATAG